In a single window of the Globicephala melas chromosome 10, mGloMel1.2, whole genome shotgun sequence genome:
- the PEX26 gene encoding peroxisome assembly protein 26 yields the protein MRSDPATSAVPLRGLGGPLRSSEPVRAAPAPSAAALLLEEAADLLVVHLDFRAALRTCERAWQGLAEEPAGACLEVKCSLCVVGIQALAEMDRWQEVLSWVLRCYQVPEKLPPKVLELCVLLYSKMREPGAVLDTVSAWLQDADNQGLPEYRALAELHLQRVLLPLGCLLEAEELVAGSAVFSEKQRLDALQAISTARQEQKHGQSGSEETQKLNQEGFSSHRFLSLLTLLRQLWDSAVRHFFSLPFRKSLLAALLLCLLVVRFDPASPTSLPFIYKLAQIFHRIRKAVASSLCRPPVHD from the exons ATGAGGAGTGACCCAGCGACTTCCGCAGTCCCCCTGAGGGGGCTCGGGGGGCCCCTGCGGAGCAGCGAGCCTGTGCGCGCCGCTCCGGCGCCGTCGGCGGCCGCGCTTCTACTGGAGGAGGCGGCCGACCTGCTGGTGGTGCACCTGGACTTCCGCGCGGCGCTGCGCACCTGCGAACGCGCCTGGCAGGGCCTGGCGGAGGAGCCGGCGGGCGC CTGCTTGGAGGTGAAATGCTCTCTGTGTGTTGTGGGGATCCAGGCGCTGGCAGAGATGGATCGGTGGCAGGAAGTGCTGTCCTGGGTTCTTCGGTGTTACCAGGTTCCTGAGAAGCTGCCCCCCAAAGTCCTGGAGCTGTG TGTTCTTCTATACAGCAAGATGCGAGAGCCTGGAGCTGTGCTGGATACGGTCAGTGCTTGGCTCCAAGATGCTGACAACCAGGGCCTTCCAGAGTACAGAGCCTTAGCAGAACTTCACCTGCAGCGGGTGCTGCTTCCTCTGGGCTGCTTGTTGGAGGCTGAAGAGCTGGTGGCGGGCTCTGCAGTCTTCAGTGAGAAGCAGCGGCTGGATGCACTTCAGGCCATTAGCACAGCGAGGCAAGAGCAGAAACACGGACAGTCCGGCTCCGAGGAGACCCAGAAGCTAAACCAGGAAG GCTTCTCCTCCCACAGGTTTCTGTCACTACTGACGTTGCTTCGCCAGCTTTGGGACTCTGCAGTGAGGCACTTCTTTTCCCTGCCCTTCAGAAAGAGCCTCCTGGCTGCCTTGCTTCTCTGCCTCTTGGTGGTGAGGTTTGATCCCG CTTCTCCCACTTCCCTGCCCTTCATCTACAAGCTGGCTCAGATCTTCCATCGGATCCGCAAGGCCGTGGCTTCTTCTCTCTGCCGGCCTCCCGTCCACGACTGA